The genomic window CTGCCCCACTTCTGTGCTCCGGGGCCGAGGGGACCCGAGGTGGGCTGAGGAGGGCTGAGGGGACCCGAGGGGGCCCGGCCAGCCCCGGGCTGCTCCGTGGGGCCGTGCTTTGGGGTGAAGAGGGAGGAAGGGCGAACACAAGGCAACACAACACGGAGCACGCCCAGCTgctgggccgggccgggccgggccgggccgggcggagCCGCCAGAGGGGCAGCGGGTGGGAGCGCTGCCATGAAGCCCGGCCGTGACGTCACGCAGGTGCTGGGTGAGGGGTGtgacattttgggggggggggggggctcgtcCCTCGGCTGTGGGCAGCGAGAGCCGCCTGAAATAGCCAAGTGGGGGGTGGGAGGCGCTGCCTTGGGGTTTCCCTGGTGTGTTCCTGTGAGTGGGGTGTCCTCGGGGCTGGTTGGGGAGGTGAGGTTTGGGTGGGGGGCTGCACGCGGGTGGTCGGGGCGGTGCCTGGTGGTGCTCTCGGGTTCGGCTGACCGGGAGAAAAATCCCTTGGGAGGGCGACCTGCGGCTGGCTCCAGCCCCCAGCGGGGTGCTGATAGCTCCGGAGGGGCTCTGGGGACGGGTCCGTGGGGAGGGGAAACTGGCTTAGCTAATGCCCTCCCTCCGTCGTCATCTGGCTGCTTACAATGGGTTGTAAAGTAGTAGTAATGCCCCCGCAGTCCCCTCCTCCGGAGAGCCATGAGGTGCCATGCGTCTTTGCATGCAAGTGGAACAAACAGCAcgtttttcaaaaggaaaaaaaccccAGTGAGATAACCAGAGCTCACTGCTGCTCACAGGGACTCTTCTCAGGATCAAGAGGATGGGACATAGTAAAGACGTAGTGCTTCTTTGTAAGTGTGAGCAAAGGTTGTGTTACAGGACATAGAGGAACATCCCGTGACAGTCACTTACTGACTTATCATGGATGGCATGGTTACATTTTCACTATTGGGTGTCATAGTCTGCCAGAGAATGGGAAACTTACATTGCAAAATTGGTAACGTATGGAAGGGAATAACCCTGCTGTTCTGCTACAGCTGAACCCCAGTTCTCCATTCACAAAAAGAGTGAGAGGAGTGgttattttcttcactgtaaaaACCCCGGCACAAACCTACCTTTACAATCTCAGGTAGCTGAAAGACCATACTTAGATGAGTTTTTGTCTTGgtgctttcttttaattaaaggcAGGAGCTGTTGCTGCTTCACACACAAAGCCTGTAGTAGTCCAGTAGTGTTACAACCTTTGCCAGGCCTGTTTAGCATCATTGTAAGAAGTTAAGCAATGCACTAAATGCTTTGTTCCttctctctatatttttttatgctaGTTGGTTTACTTTATAGGTTTTCCTTTGATCAAGCTACCTCTAAGAAACACAACTAAAGCCGCATTACTTTGCTAAAATGCTGTCATATTTGTGAGAGCTCTCCTTTCTTGGAGGATTTCTTGGAGAATCCATAGTGAGTGAACAGCTAGCCATATATCCAGATTTTCTTGGATATACAGTTTTTTGCCAGGTGACAGCTGAGAATTTCAAAACCTTCCTGGGATTTCTGGACACCCAGCAGAGGAGGTAGCTCTGAGCACATTGCAGGATGCTTAGGAAATCTTTGGTGACCTGGTCGCGTGCAGTGGACGTGTGACATATCCAGGTCACGTTGGGTTTGCCCCACATGCAATGCAGACAACACATCTGTGAACATCTGCCTGGAAAATCCTGTCTGGCAAAATGTAGCAACCCTATTCCATCGTTAggtgtttgttttccaatattgaaaaaaatcaaactggaGGTGAAACTTTAATTTCTATTGCCTAAATGGACCAGCTCACCTATTCTGATAAAAGTTATGTGGTTTAAAATCATATGCTGCTACTGTCCTTTGTTCTGTGCCTTGTATCATATTCTCTTCATTCTTCTGTTATGCATGTTCAGCTACAGGTGACTGCCTCTTTTAAAGGATGTTCAGTTCACTCTGtgacaaaacaaatcaaatagTTTTGCTCTTGAGGTTTCAAAATCCTAcagaaaatgggggaaaaaaaaatccataaaaggAGCGCTCAGAGCAGCAGTCATGGATGTACCCATCTTGTGGGACCGTCTTTATAAAGTTTGGCTTATCAATATAAAACAACTCCTGTTAGACAAACTCTCTTGGCAAACAAGGAAATAGGTTTGCAGAGCCTGAAAATCGAACGGTAGCTTACTGCAGTGTGTTTGTGGCACGCTGTGGTGCTGGACAACTGAGAGCAGgcattcttccttctttccttgtttctgGTGGTATCTCCCAGGGTTGTCAGCATTGTCAGCTGCAAATGAAGAGATGCTGGCAAACTCCATGCCATCTTTAATACTTCTGATACTTTAAATATTCCTTCCTATACAGTATTAGATGAATTACCCAAGGTTGCTTATTGCTGGTTGTGCAATGAAGTACTTCTGACACAACATTAACACTTCCATAGCTCAGGTCAGAACAGGCACAGAGGTGTATCCTTTTCTACCAACTCTCCGAATGTTTTTTcaattggagaaaaaaaaagagtgtatTACTGATGGTGCCACTCAGCAGCATGAATCCTTCGTGTGTCATTTAATTACAAGGgaggcacagaaagcaaaattatttgttGCCTCCAATGCTTTATATGAATCACAATGGAGTAAGCTTTTGTACTTCTGTATCAGCAGTTTTAGAGTTTAACATATCTTAGCAATAAGACCTAAAAGGAAAGCTATTTCAGCTGTATTGTATGATGCTTGCTGTTTGTGTGCTTCAATAATGAAAACGTGAAACTTCTGCCTAAACTACTGTATGCTCTCTTGCAGCATTGCTGTCCCTCCAGTGCTTCCCCATGCAAAATAGCTCCTCTTTCTGTTCTTAGAAATGCAGTAcctcttcttcctttaaaaCCAATAAACGTGCCTAGGCTAATTACAACAGCATCATTCCCACATCGCAGTGATGCTGGTCAGGCTTGGCTGACAGAGCTTGCAAAGCTTCAGGCTCAGCTCAGGAGCTGTCTGCTTGGTGGCTGTGCCTTGCAGGCTGTggtcctcctccagctgcaggtcAGTGAGGTTAGGTGAAAAGCTCTCTGAGCTGCAGCGAGACCTCCACCTAAACATTTCACAAGTGGTTAAAGAAGATCTGCTTCACACAGTAGTCGACAAACATTTTTAGTAAAGCATACTAGTGGCCGTATGCCACAAGGGTTTACTTGCtacatagatatttttttttttgtcttctcttatttatttgtcattCACAAATCTCAATTACAAACTTAAAAGCAAAAGCCTGAAATAACAGGAGGTTCATTCTAGTAGACAAAGTCTGAAATCATGGATTTAGCTATAGGTTTGTGTTATGGGGATGTGGTCTCTGTGCAACACAGAACACTGTATTTGTGAAGTTTCAGGttagcttttaaatatttcaagttgatttttccctttcagataATACTTGATTGCTGCATTCTTTGGTATTGCTGTAATTGCTTAACAGAGGCAATGTAGTGCAAAAATACATATAAGGTACACACTGCGACTTGTAGGGTTGGGTGGTGACAGGGGCACCTGTCAGAACTGGGGACAGAATTGTGACCATTGTTCAGATTTTGTGTTGGCACTTCAGGAGTTATCTGCAGGGTCAGAAAAGAGGAGTACTCAGGGCAAATGCAGAAAGGAGCACAGTGGGGGCTCATTCAGAGCTGTGCCTGGCTGGTAAACCActtgttctgctttctttccccctcccagGTGCTGTGCTCTCTGCCCTTGCCGTGACTGCCCAGCATGGGGCCGGACCACGAAAAGGCTGAATCCTGCCCTTCTCCCCTTGCTTGTATGGACGGGACTTCCAACGACACAAACCTGAACCTTTCCACGCCTGCTGGACTCAAGTACCGACTCTACCTCGGCCTGGCTTTGGCAGTAGGTTCCAGCATCTTCATTGGCTCCAGTTTCATCCTGAAGAAGAAGGGCCTCTTGAGACTGGCCGCCAAAGGAGTCCCCAGAGCTGGTAAGCAGCACTCCTGTTGGACTTGGTTTAATAGCTTAATTACATCTAATTCTTGCACTCACAATTTTAGGAACCCTATGCTTGCAAGAGAGGGGGGTTAGTTGATATGCTGCATGTGAATTGCATCAACCCACGTAGTAGTCTAGGAAAGCAGGAATAAGCCAAGTTTCACTTAATTCCTAATCTGTTCATAGGGTACAAACCAGTAAATTCAACTTTATGACTTAGGATGAGTTTTTGTCCTTTCCAAAAGGGAAAAGCACAAAAGCCTCTCTTACAGCTCCTCAAAGTAGAGGTTCAATTAACAGCCTGCACAATTAAAGCTGCTGGCGTTTAACAGTGCAGAACTTCAGCAGTGGTCACATGTCCCCTCTTGGCTGCTGACAGAAATCCAGCATTATTCCTCTGCCTGTGTCTACAGGGACTGAGTAGTCAGAAATCTTTGGGGGTGACAGTGGCTATTAAGACAGTAATCTGGTAATAATTTCCTCCCTGCCAGCAGTTAGATACCAAAGTTCTCCCTTTGTCTTGCCCTTCATAAAGccttcctctatttttttccttcgtATTTCTTCCATCTTTGAGCTGGAAAGGCTTGAGATGGTCACTAGATTTagttccttttaaaaaacaaagtgcaATGAGCTTTAGAAAAAGTTCTCACTACAAAAGGTTCTGCAGGTAGCTAATCTTTCACTGATGGCAGTAGATGtggagctaaaaaaaaatgtggggaGCCTTTAAAAACCCTTAGACTAATCTGATAGTTGCATTTGTACACAGCTTAAATGTACAGCAttcacaggttttttttgttgcatttattGCAAAATCTACTATTCCAGAGAATTTGAGTATTTGAAAAAACTGTTACTGAATGTACAATTTACTTGTATTTTgtacaagaaaaatatcatgcattcagtgacattttcctttctaatttcTCCAAATTTAAATTATAAGCAGAGTCAAAAATGCAGCTGTGTGTGAATATATTGGACCTGACCTGGGACGGTACCTCAAAGTATTTCTTAAGATCATCAGTAATCTTCATTGACATTTTAGGTTTTCcaagaactttttttccaagaacTTTTTCCCCATGTGTATTTAGTCAAGTATCATTTTTCACAAGTACAAGTCATAACGAAATAGtgattcataaaaaaaaaaaaaagtcagtcaaAATTGAGCAAAATATTCTTCACGTCACATCCAGATAGCTTGCTGTTTCAGTACTTCATATGACTTGATCCAAAAACGAAGctgcaaggtttttttttttgttgttgttgtaataagctgatttctttcttctaagatgagattattttttttccctgcttccaGGACAGGGTGGACATTCTTATTTGAAGGAATGGCTTTGGTGGGCTGGGCTACTATCAAGTAAGTCACATCTTTTCCCCCAACtgcaagtaaataaaaagctgaCTGTAAAGACATTTCTTTTAACTGAGGAGAGTGAAAAATTAgggaattaatttctttaaaacaatcaGCTTTATGACAGAAACCGTTCTGATATCCCATCTCTAATTctgcaaaaagcaaacatttaagCCTTTTCTTCTGTATCTGGTCAAAAGCAAGGGGTTTGAACCTGTCCAGCTTTATGGCGTTGTCAACACTCCTTGCAGGAAGGTGCAGCCAGTGCAAAATTGGTCTGCAAATGCCTGCTTTTGGCTTTGTCATACTCTTTGGATAGTCATACTGGAGCATACAGTGCTTAGGGGGAGGACACATAATGGAAATGAGAACTGAAGAAAGTTATGTCCAGAAGAGATTATACAGAtaattttgaaatcaaaatctgcatattttatttagaaaaaaatatcattttatattACCTGTCAGATCCGTCATACAAAATATACTTACAAGTAGCATTCCTTTTATTCCTTCTCCCCCATCTGATCCAAATGTGCTTTCTTCTACAGTGGGATTAGGAGAAGCTGCAAACTTTGCTGCCTATGCCTTTGCACCTGCAACCTTAGTTACCCCTTTGGGTGCACTGAGTGTTCTCATAAGGTTAGTACAAATTGGAAGCAAACTAATCATTGAccatctgattaaaaaaataatgtctttggctaaaagcagagaattttaataagaaaactgAAGGGCAAATACAGACCAAAAAAACCATCTTTTTTACATGTAACaaaatctcaaaagaaaatatagcaTTCCTTAAAATACTCCTATAACAGaagttgcttttgaaaatataacttCATATTAAGATACACTTAGTATACATTCTGAGTTTCcttttggtgttgttttgtcTTGCTGAAGTCCTTCTGGAAAGAAAGCCAATAAAATATTAGCTTTGTTAATATCCACAGTTAAAAttcttggttattttttttaaatatgaacaCCCTTCAAACACTCATTATTTCCGACgtatgaagaaataaataatttccaagTACTGAAGCAAGTACATGAATATAACTatcacagaagcagaaaatacatgGATTACATTTCAACAAACCTTCTGGGAAATAACTTATTAGCAAAATtgaattacagtattttaaatctAAAGCTCTTATTTTTAAGCTGGTGGAGCTGAACCCTCTATTTCTGCTTTGCCAAACAGTGCTATATTGTCATCCCACTTTTTAAATGAGAGGCTGAATATTCACGGCAAGCTGGGCTGTGTACTGAGCATTTTGGGGTCCACGGTCATGGTTATTCACGcccctgaggaggaggaggtcacTTCACTGGATGAGATGGAAATAAAGCTGCAAGATCCAGGTCTGTAGGCCTAACCTGCTGTGTTTCATGGCAAGCATTTACACAGCAAACTTCATGTATTGGTGAGTGAGTGAATTAGGATCTCTAATGGGAAGTCCTGGCTACAGAGCTGTCCTGGGCTGTTTGTACTGGGAGCCCAGTATCCCTTAACATCAGTATGAGCACAGAAGGCTTCTGCATGCACCATAACATGTTTCCCAAGGATGCAGGCTTAAGAGCAATACATCTTACACTGTTTCTTGCAAATTATTTGGCTAAGAAATGATGTACTGCTTCTTCCTGCCCTCTGAGGAGTTCAAAGGCTCTAACTCAAGTTATCTCCATTTTAAACAGATCACAGCTTTTGGTTACTTTCACCTTAAATTAGTTCCTAAGTTATTCCATTTGAATTGACATCCAATTCTAAGTCTTAATTACTGCTTGCTCTAAGTAAACAGATGTTCATTAAATCAAATTATGATAGCCCTAGGGTACACTTCAAGGAGAATGTGTTTGAGACATGAAAGAATTTCACATGGAGAAGTGTAGCACAGGACAAAAATGAGCTAAATTCAAGATAGCTCATACATTCAAAAATTCAGGTGATCTCTTGGAACCTTTTGTTACATACTTTTTATTATAACCATGTGCTCATACACAATTTCCTCAAAGACTCCGTGCTTACCATTTTAAGGAGATGAGAGACAGTCTTTAAGCTGAAggaggtgggggaaaaaaaaaaaaacattttgtctgGAGGTTGGAGAGAGTGTCACAGtgtatttgttattattttctggtGAACCTGTTTAAACAGTCCAGTAAACATAGAGATggcataaacattttaaatacaaagcatgtattttggatttatttcaaagaaattctTAAGTGGATGCAATTGCAATAAACTTGTGCTACAGTTCTTAGAGAAGTGTTAGAGAAATTGAGTAACTTTTAGTGTGTACGTGAATACAGCCTGATatttaatctttcttctttcctacaGTGTTTGTTGCATTTGCTGTTCTCCTGACAGCTGTTGCCCTCACTCTGATTTTTATTGTGGCTCCAAGGAGAGGTCAGACAAACATACTGATCTATGTTTTAATTTGCTCATTTATTGGTGCCTTCTCTGTCTCATCTGTCAAAGGCCTGGGCATTGCCATTAAAGAAATGCTGGAAAGGAAGCCGGTTTATCGTCGTCCCCTGGTTTATGTTTTGTTGGGAATCCTCGTGCTCTCAGTCAGCACTCAGATCAACTATCTCAACAAAGCATTGGACGTGTTTAATACATCTCTAGTGACACCTATTTATTACGTGTGTTTCACCACGACGGTGGTGACATGCTCCATCATCCTGTTCAAAGAGTGGAGCAGTATGGACCTGGATAATATCATTGGGACCCTTAGTGGATTCTGCACTATAATCATAGGCATTTTTCTATTacatgctttcaaaaatactgaTATCACCTGGAGTCAGTTGATGTCCACCATTGCGAAAGAACCATCATCACCACAGCATGAATACGAAACCTCTCATACTTTACTAGAGAGCTTGGAAGACCCAGCTGTGGTTTTTGAGGAggacaatattttatttactcaaTGAAATCTCAAGTGATAGTTCCTCCTTCCAGTATCACAGATTGCAGACTCAGCCCAGCTGTGTCTACCAGAGCATTCATCTTCGCTGCAATCCTCTGGAAAAATGTCTGTAAAGGGCGTTAAATGTGGGGACACGATTGTCTGTGTGTGCCAGCTGTTGGTAGTGATGAATGAAAATGTTCAATAATTAACCTGACAGACAGAAATGTGGTGGTTATTAGGTGTCAAGCAATGAATAagtttgtccatttttttttgtggtatcTCCTGTTCGAGAATTTTAGCAAGAAAGCATGATCTTTGTAAACTGCGTTTACAAAATGCAACTTTCCGATCATGATTAAAGATAATACCCTTGCTAAAGTAACAAGCACTATGTTAGCAACAGCTTTTGACCACCTATCAATGGACCTTCGATAGAcatcacaaaaaagaaaaatgaaatgtggtTCTTGGTAACCAGTCTCCCTCAGAGTCTATGTATAAAAAGCAAGCTGTTTTAGCTTTTCTACCTTAGGACTCCTGAATGGATTCCTAATCCTGACTGTGCatgtactttttatttcaaaactatGACCAAgatgcattttaagaaaaatcaagcTCACGTGAGCCATTAAAGCAGTTGCTCTTAGCTTAAAAAATTACATAagatgaaagaataaataatcCAAAGGCAGCAAACCAGAATGGACAGTTAAGAATTTCCACACTGTTTTATACTACTTTGAGGATTAAGACGGAATTaacatatttccatttttttcctaatacatcTATTCATCAGAACCCAGTTAGGCTTTTAGAaagattttctcattttctagaAAGGTTTGGTTTCCAGAAAGGTTGGTTTGTTAAAGGTGGTATTTAACAGTAAAACACTAATGTTAGTCTATGTTCAGTTATAAAggcaaaatctgttttccaaTCAGTGTGGTATTTCTAAAAACACTAGATAAAGGAAGGTCTGTAAAGAATGCATGAGAAACATCAAAACattgaagttttattttgtctttttattcttctctaaaGATGAGTATTCATCTCTAATATGTGTTTTAACTATTAATCTTCTGTAGATCTTGAAGATCAGTATCtgtactgctttatttttctcagttgtgGTCACTGATCTTTATCATCTCATTAAAAGCAGTTTGCACAGCCCACGTTTTACTCATTACAGTCCGCTTTTTTGGCACTTTGTGAGCAAGAATGCAGCTTCAGCAAGCAGATGTGTGGAACGCAAGGAATTCAATGGAAATGTTGTATTTCCATGTCTTGGGTTTTTCAGAAGCCTTGCCAGAGGATGCTAGCAGTTGAAAGCTggattcattaaaaatgaattttaatcaGCTGAGATTTATATGCCAAGCAGAACCTCTTCATAGAGCaggctgtattttctttaacattcaAAGAGTGGAGTAAAAGTTGACACTGTGTGTGGATAATGGATTGTTCTGCAGAGAGAAAGCAACCATTTTGTTCTTACAGGTAAATAGTGGGCTGCTTGTATTTCACGTTTGTGTTGTATAAAGTTCAATCTTGATGTTGAAATCATGTACT from Anas acuta chromosome 4, bAnaAcu1.1, whole genome shotgun sequence includes these protein-coding regions:
- the NIPAL1 gene encoding magnesium transporter NIPA3, which produces MGPDHEKAESCPSPLACMDGTSNDTNLNLSTPAGLKYRLYLGLALAVGSSIFIGSSFILKKKGLLRLAAKGVPRAGQGGHSYLKEWLWWAGLLSMGLGEAANFAAYAFAPATLVTPLGALSVLISAILSSHFLNERLNIHGKLGCVLSILGSTVMVIHAPEEEEVTSLDEMEIKLQDPVFVAFAVLLTAVALTLIFIVAPRRGQTNILIYVLICSFIGAFSVSSVKGLGIAIKEMLERKPVYRRPLVYVLLGILVLSVSTQINYLNKALDVFNTSLVTPIYYVCFTTTVVTCSIILFKEWSSMDLDNIIGTLSGFCTIIIGIFLLHAFKNTDITWSQLMSTIAKEPSSPQHEYETSHTLLESLEDPAVVFEEDNILFTQ